In Vigna angularis cultivar LongXiaoDou No.4 chromosome 8, ASM1680809v1, whole genome shotgun sequence, one DNA window encodes the following:
- the LOC108344506 gene encoding uclacyanin 1, which produces MARSVFLMLFAVATLLQGSMAQTRHVVGDFAGWTIPPRGAATYIAWVSGKTFVVGDTLMFNFTNGHHDVAKVTKSVYDTCNGGNTLFTIASSPAIVALNETGEQYYICTFGSHCSLGQKLTINVVSRASAIPSSAPQPSTSGSSPTPSTMLSPAPGPSTGPVTFTVGESLGWTVPTNGAAAYTSWASGKTFKAGDILVFNYRSNTHNVEEVRKENFDFCNSTSPLATYTTTPVRVTLNRSGAHFFICGVLGHCQGGQKLAINVTDNNSSATSSSPVATPPPAATAPPPSSPSSSLIPLPQNSEAASVGLVGGSATLLSLVLAFFC; this is translated from the exons ATGGCGAGAAGCGTGTTTCTCATGCTATTTGCAGTAGCCACCTTGCTTCAGGGCTCCATGGCACAGACCAGACACGTGGTGGGTGATTTCGCCGGCTGGACCATCCCTCCCAGGGGTGCTGCAACCTACATCGCTTGGGTTTCTGGAAAAACCTTCGTCGTAGGGGATACTCTCA TGTTTAACTTTACCAACGGCCATCACGACGTAGCCAAGGTGACGAAATCAGTTTATGACACATGCAACGGTGGGAATACCCTTTTCACCATTGCCTCCAGTCCAGCGATCGTGGCACTAAACGAGACAGGGGAACAATATTACATTTGCACCTTTGGATCACATTGTTCCCTTGGTCAGAAATTGACAATTAACGTTGTTAGTAGAGCTTCTGCCATTCCTTCTTCTGCCCCTCAACCTAGTACGAGTGGTTCTTCACCAACACCAAGCACTATGTTATCCCCAGCTCCAGGCCCATCCACTGGACCAGTTACTTTCACTGTTGGAGAGAGCTTAGGCTGGACTGTTCCCACTAACGGTGCTGCAGCTTACACATCTTGGGCATCTGGCAAGACTTTCAAGGCTGGAGACATACTAG TGTTCAACTACCGATCCAATACTCACAACGTAGAGGAAGTGAGAAAAGAGAATTTTGACTTTTGCAACTCAACCTCTCCTCTTGCCACTTACACCACAACACCTGTGAGAGTGACCTTGAACAGATCTGGTGCTCACTTCTTCATCTGTGGAGTTCTAGGGCACTGTCAAGGAGGTCAAAAACTCGCCATCAATGTCACCGACAACAATAGTAGTGCCACCTCGTCTTCCCCTGTCGCTACCCCTCCTCCAGCCGCCACCGCTCCTCCCCCCTCTTCTCCCTCAAGCTCTCTCATCCCTCTCCCACAGAACTCTGAAGCTGCATCTGTCGGACTTGTTGGAGGTTCTGCCACCCTTCTTTCACTTGTCTTGGCTTTCTTCTGTTAG
- the LOC108344696 gene encoding WPP domain-interacting tail-anchored protein 1: MSTESAKNDASVVLEDVVVSLTSGSVMGDLGDVCSRMLTRLDLGVAGFAEKVSNLTYFVMYVEIMECKFDASVLEKEKDHIGCLEKGLQFDLLSVLLNSEATELREVFNTLQEWVGEASEWLLSDTHFGEAFVVMQDKLVDYEQRLNQSEEELNDIEIKSADFQRTLATFKKAEIGEIIREDDKSLNGKTEIKLQTVEQQRSILRMLEKSWAKELDLEKDLLDSREVEETLKQRMFFTEQKLVNMEEEASDIWERWLEADNASEVLLGISKGLLGRLHISQFSLKRLSHRESELRANLKDAEDKLTLANSKVFSLSDKVSSLEKQLKESDVMLLDAKAVSDEYQKQYNLVCSEARDMRSIIVELKEAVSNAESRANSAETKYNILTDTNLKLNEELDLLRGTSVRADLLERQLKESTVRLQNTVASAKASQEKQSKLHSTIRDKENVIKDLKSKVLKAEARADSAEDNCIILSESNAELNEELSFLRNRLESVEESLHREEEMKMETAKGIGKQAKVFKKLITQLAVERERLKLQISSLVSENKILVVKLKQKS; encoded by the exons ATGAGCACTGAAAGTGCTAAAAATGATGCCAGTGTGGTTCTTGAAGATGTTGTTGTTTCACTAACCAGTGGGAGTGTGATGGGAGATCTGGGTGATGTTTGCAGCAGAATGCTGACAAGGCTTGATTTGGGCGTGGCTGGTTTCGCTGAAAAAGTTTCCAACTTGACCTATTTTGTTATGTATGTGGAAATCATGGAGTGTAAATTTGACGCCTCGGTTTTGGAAAAGGAGAAGGATCACATTGGTTGCTTGGAGAAGGGTTTGCAGTTTGATCTGTTGTCCGTGCTGTTGAATTCAGAGGCGACAGAGTTGAGGGAAGTCTTCAACACCCTTCAAGAGTGGGTTGGTGAGGCTAGCGAGTGGCTGCTTTCTGACACTCATTTCGGCGAGGCTTTTGTTGTAATGCAAGATAAGTTGGTTGATTATGAACAACGATTGAATCAGTCTGAAGAGGAGTTGAATGACATCGAGATAAAGTCAGCTGATTTCCAGAGGACTTTGGCCACTTTTAAGAAGGCAGAAATTG GCGAAATCATAAGAGAGGATGATAAATCTTTGAATGGAAAAACAGAGATAAAACTGCAAACAGTTGAGCAACAAAGAAGTATTCTTAGAATGCTAGAGAAGTCATGGGCAAAAGAACTGGATCTTGAGAAGGATTTACTTGATTCAAGAGAAGTTGAAGAAACTCTAAAACAAAGGATGTTCTTTACAGAACAAAAGCTTGTTAACATGGAAGAAGAAGCAAGTGATATTTGGGAAAGATGGCTTGAGGCAGACAATGCAAGTGAGGTTCTGTTGGGAATTTCAAAAGGCCTTTTAGGTAGACTCCACATTTCTCAGTTCAGTTTGAAACGTCTTAGTCATCGTGAATCTGAGCTTCGAGCTAATCTGAAAGATGCTGAAGATAAACTAACCCTTGCCAATTCTAAGGTCTTCTCTTTAAGTGACAAGGTGTCTTCACTTGAAAAGCAGCTAAAAGAATCTGATGTTATGTTACTGGATGCAAAGGCCGTTAGTGATGAATATCAGAAGCAGTACAATCTTGTGTGTTCTGAAGCAAGAGACATGAGGAGTATCATTGTTGAGCTGAAAGAAGCTGTATCTAATGCAGAAAGTAGGGCTAATAGTGCAGAAACAAAGTATAACATACTGACAGacacaaatttaaaacttaacgAGGAGTTGGATCTTTTGAGAGGTACATCTGTGAGAGCAGATTTGCTAGAGAGGCAATTGAAAGAATCTACTGTACGATTGCAGAATACGGTAGCATCTGCTAAAGCTAGTCAGGAGAAACAAAGTAAGTTGCATTCCACAATTAGAGATAAGGAAAACGTGATAAAGGATCTTAAGTCAAAGGTTTTGAAAGCTGAGGCTAGGGCTGACAGTGCAGAGGACAACTGTATCATATTGTCCGAATCCAATGCTGAGTTGAATGAGGAACTCAGCTTTCTGCGGAATAGATTGGAAAGCGTGGAGGAATCCCTTCACCGGGAGgaagaaatgaaaatggaaaCTGCAAAGGGCATTGGAAAGCAGGCCAAAGTATTCAAAAAATTGATTACACAACTGGCTGTTGAGAGAGAGCGTCTTAAGCTGCAG ATATCATCCCTAGTAAGTGAGAACAAAATTTTGGTAGTGAAGTTAAAGCAGAAAAGTTGA
- the LOC108344717 gene encoding E3 ubiquitin ligase BIG BROTHER-related, whose product MSSHDHHHQHLSSNPSAHLSTHSDSDSDSDSVSCFVTDLFETRSRLCSCDDTDINPFSGAVCDVHRTEHVLGLGFGVDIDSQTRDNDDNNGDRVFNFALGDGSGGLRVVAFGSDSDDSSGGEGGVRDEGGGFDDFDVRFCWDSLCLDDQRTLNDGFEWEEVEQRVNDREDSGLVADEVEVEDDGDCDSVGFTNADEEEEEEDGGEEALRYLEWEILLAVNNSERNVNNGDGLEHEGVAGAADLLTIRDGYVYAAEYDVLFGQFLENESALKGSPPAAKSVVESLPLVELSKEELLQGKNLACAICKDEILLEEKVRRLPCSHCYHGDCILPWLEIRNTCPVCRFELPTDDPDYEQRKVHRAAHDLLELATAGIQF is encoded by the coding sequence ATGTCTAGTCATGATCACCATCACCAACATCTTTCTTCCAATCCCTCCGCGCACCTCTCCACTCACTCCGATTCTGATTCCGATTCCGACTCAGTGAGTTGCTTCGTCACCGATCTCTTCGAGACTCGGTCACGCCTCTGTTCCTGCGACGACACTGATATTAACCCTTTCTCCGGCGCCGTCTGCGACGTCCATCGCACTGAACACGTgctagggttagggtttggCGTTGACATTGATTCCCAAACGCGGGATAACGATGATAATAATGGCGATAGAGTCTTCAATTTCGCGTTGGGGGATGGTTCGGGAGGGCTTAGGGTTGTAGCGTTCGGGTCGGATTCGGATGATTCGAGTGGCGGGGAGGGTGGGGTTCGTGATGAGGGTGGTGGGTTTGACGATTTCGATGTTCGGTTTTGTTGGGATAGTCTCTGTTTGGATGATCAGAGGACACTGAATGATGGttttgaatgggaggaagttgagcAGAGGGTGAATGATAGGGAGGATTCGGGTTTGGTGGCTGATGAGGTTGAAGTTGAAGACGATGGAGATTGTGATTCGGTGGGGTTTACTAATGCcgatgaggaagaggaggaggaggatggAGGTGAAGAGGCGCTGAGGTACCTTGAGTGGGAGATTCTCTTAGCGGTTAACAATTCGGAGAGGAATGTTAACAATGGTGATGGTTTGGAGCATGAGGGCGTAGCTGGTGCTGCTGATTTGCTGACAATTCGAGATGGTTATGTGTATGCGGCGGAGTATGATGTTCTATTCGGGCAGTTTCTTGAGAATGAGAGTGCCTTGAAGGGAAGTCCTCCCGCCGCGAAGAGTGTTGTGGAGAGTCTTCCATTGGTGGAGTTGTCGAAGGAGGAGCTGTTGCAGGGGAAGAACTTGGCGTGCGCCATTTGCAAGGATGAAATTTTGTTGGAGGAGAAGGTCAGGAGGTTGCCTTGCTCCCACTGTTACCATGGCGATTGCATTTTGCCATGGTTGGAAATTCGCAACACATGCCCAGTTTGTCGGTTTGAGCTG